A part of Aspergillus flavus chromosome 1, complete sequence genomic DNA contains:
- a CDS encoding onanonoxo-7-onima-8-eninoihtemlysoneda (unnamed protein product), translating into MSPVGAVLWRSLRAHQVYGANTDVGKTIVSTVLCNAVQRLKSQDQAAFLKPVSTGPLDDADDRHIQRHAAGTLTKCLYQFDEPVSPHIAAQQKKFTIPRDDDIVASVHKTLSDWAGSGVNFALVETAGGVHSPGPNGNSQADLYRPLRLPIVLVADSRLGGISSSISAYESLLLRGYDVHSVLLFRDEYYKNHEYLLNYFQKKCIPLVPLPSPPPKPSVQDADSLARDEEAMTTYYGRVAQETDVASLLQQLSSKNAERIDRLESMASRAHDTIWYPFTQHHGMEAKDITPIDSAYDDYFQTFVGSDESQHENKLRATFDGSASWWTQGLGHGNPSLALSAAYAAGRYGHVMFPGNIHEPALSLAELLIESIGNPRLRKVFYTDNGSTGMEVAVKMGLRAACDRYGWDASQEQISILGLKGSYHGDTIGVMDCSEPSTFNKKVEWYRGRGYWFDFPQVKMSQGVWKVEIPENLRESLGSGLEFSSLDEIFDMEERLQSAAGKRYQDYIRNTIQDLVHQHRMKFGSLIMEPIILGAGGMLFCDPLFQRCLVEVVRGHPELFDTSAAKSAKDHPVATSWSGLPVIFDEVFTGLYRLGRKSSASFLQVDSDVSVNAKLLTGGLLPLCTTMASNEIFQAFSSPEKSDALLHGHSYTAHAVGCQVAVDSLQTMMQMENSGSWDGYRQDWKPTRSDSPATLSARDSPDVWSVWSHGLVSDLSHAPSVDGVFAIGTVLSISLKDVQGGGYTSTAARGLQQRLSTSDGKFNVHSRVLGNVLYLMSSVTSQQEALRSIEGLLREALL; encoded by the exons ATGTCTCCAGTGGGAGCTGTTCTCTGGCGCTCCCTTCGCGCCCATCAGGTTTACGGCGCCAACACTGATGTGGGCAAAACAATTGTCTCGACCGTTCTCTGTAACGCGGTTCAGCGCCTAAAGTCACAGGATCAGGCAGCCTTTCTGAAACCGGTCTCAACGGGGCCATTGGATGACGCGGATGACCG ACATATCCAACGCCATGCTGCGGGTACATTGACTAAGTGTCTCTACCAATTTGATGAGCCAGTCAGTCCACATATCGCGGCTCAGCAGAAGAAGTTCACC ATCCCCCgggatgatgatatcgtgGCTTCTGTCCACAAAACCCTCTCTGACTGGGCGGGCAGTGGGGTCAATTTTGCCCTGGTAGAGACGGCCGGCGGTGTCCATTCCCCCGGCCCCAATGGCAATTCCCAAGCAGACCTTTATCGCCCACTCCGGTTACCGATTGTCCTAGTCGCAGACTCCCGACTGGGCGGTATCTCTTCGTCTATCTCGGCCTACGAGTCCCTTTTACTCCGGGGCTACGATGTCCACTCAGTCTTACTGTTTCGTGATGAGTACTACAAGAATCATGAATACTTGCTGAACTATTTCCAGAAGAAGTGCATTCCTCTCGTTCCACTGccttcacctcctccaaaGCCATCAGTGCAGGATGCAGATTCCTTGGCGCGGGATGAGGAAGCCATGACTACATACTATGGTCGCGTTGCACAGGAAACGGATGTTGCGAGTTTATTACAACAACTATCTTCCAAGAACGCGGAAAGGATCGACCGTCTGGAATCTATGGCCAGCCGGGCACATGACACCATCTGGTATCCATTCACGCAGCATCATGGCATGGAAGCTAAGGATATCACCCCGATTGATTCTGCTTATGATGACTATTTTCAAACATTTGTGGGTTCGGACGAGTCACAGCATGAAAACAAGCTGCGCGCAACATTTGACGGGTCTGCTTCCTGGTGGACGCAAGGCTTAGGTCATGGTAACCCGAGTTTGGCTTTGTCGGCTGCATATGCCGCTGGACGGTACGGACATGTAATGTTTCCAGGAAATATACATGAGCCCGCTTTGTCGCTGGCAGAACTTCTGATTGAGAGCATTGGCAACCCTCGCCTCCGGAAGGTGTTTTACACTGACAATGGAAGTACCGGCATGGAAGTCGCTGTGAAGATGGGTCTCCGGGCGGCATGCGACCGTTATGGGTGGGATGCCAGCCAGGAGCAGATCAGTATCCTTGGCCTCAAGGGAAGCTACCATGGCGACACGATTGGAGTCATGGATTGCTCGGAACCTTCTACTTTCAACAAGAAAGTCGAATGGTATCGCGGCCGAGGATACTGGTTTGATTTCCCGCAAGTGAAGATGTCGCAAGGAGTGTGGAAGGTCGAGATTCCTGAGAACCTCCGGGAGTCATTGGGCTCAGGCCTCGAATTCTCTTCCCTGGATGAAATCTTTGATATGGAGGAACGGCTACAATCGGCCGCGGGAAAGCGCTACCAGGACTATATTCGAAATACTATTCAGGATCTGGTTCACCAGCACAGAATGAAGTTTGGTTCTCTAATCATGGAGCCCATCATTCTAGGTGCTGGCGGCATGCTGTTCTG TGACCCTCTGTTCCAACGGTGTCTCGTCGAGGTTGTCCGCGGCCATCCTGAGCTGTTTGACACTAGCGCGGCTAAGTCTGCCAAGGACCATCCAGTGGCCACCTCCTGGTCTGGTCTCCCCGTTATCTTTGACGAGGTGTTCACCGGTCTTTACCGCCTTGGCCGTAAATCCTCGGCCTCGTTTCTCCAGGTGGACTCCGACGTCTCTGTGAACGCGAAACTTCTCACTGgtggtcttcttcctctatgTACTACGATGGCCAGTAATGAAATCTTCCAGGCATTTTCGAGTCCGGAAAAGAGTGACGCTTTACTCCACGGACATAGCTACACGGCACATGCTGTGGGCTGCCAGGTGGCAGTGGATTCGCTGCAGACCATGATGCAAATGGAAAACAGTGGATCCTGGGATGGGTACCGCCAGGACTGGAAGCCAACCCGGTCAGACTCCCCTGCGACCCTGAGCGCGCGGGACAGCCCCGACGTCTGGAGTGTCTGGTCCCATGGCTTGGTTAGTGATCTATCGCATGCACCATCGGTGGACGGCGTGTTCGCCATTGGGACGGTCCTCAGTATCTCGCTGAAGGATGTGCAGGGAGGAG GCTACACCTCGACAGCCGCCAGAGGCTTGCAGCAGCGATTATCGACGAGTGACGGAAAGTTTAATGTGCATTCGCGTGTCCTCGGAAACGTTCTGTACCTCATGTCTAGTGTTACTTCTCAACAGGAGGCGCTACGCTCCATCGAGGGGTTGCTGCGGGAGGCCCTCTTGTAG
- a CDS encoding putative biotin synthase, giving the protein MSLLPRSVPRIILRRSYGTVQSSPSAASIASRIPVALQEATAATVPRTTWTREEVQQIYETPLNQLTYAAAAVHRRFHDPSAIQMCTLMNIKTGGCSEDCSYCAQSSRHNTGLKATKMSPVDDVLKAARIAKANGSTRFCMGAAWRDMRGRKTSLKNVKQMVSGVREMGMEVCVTLGMIDENQAKELKDAGLTAYNHNLDTSREFYPTIITTRSYDERLKTLSHVRDAGINVCSGGILGLGEADSDRIGLIHTVSSLPSHPESFPVNALVPIPGTPLGERKMISFDKLLRTIATARIVLPATIVRLAAGRISLSEEQQVQCFMAGANAVFTGEKMLTTDCNGWDEDREMFEKWGFYPMKSFEKDADASVSKESAPLENVSAAPAAASS; this is encoded by the exons ATGTCACTCCTCCCTCGGTCCGTGCCTCGGATCATCCTACGAAGGTCCTATGGTACCGTCCAGTCCTCCCCCAGTGCGGCTTCAATTGCAAGCAGAATCCCCGTAGCCCTGCAAGAGGCAACGGCCGCAACAGTGCCCCGGACTACATGGACCCGCGAAGAGGTCCAGCAGATCTATGAGACCCCGTTGAACCAGCTGACTTACGCTGCG GCTGCCGTTCACCGTCGATTCCATGATCCGTCCGCCATTCAGATGTGTACCTTGATGAACATTAAGACCGGAGGATGTAGTGAGGATTGCTCCTACTGCGCTCAATCGTCGCGCCACAACACCGGATTGAAAGCGACAAAGATGAGTCCCGTGGATGATGTGCTGAAAGCCGCCCGCATTGCCAAAGCGAATGGAAGTACCCGTTTCTGCATGGGCGCGGCCTGGCGCGACATGCGCGGTCGCAAGACAAGTCTCAAGAATGTTAAGCAGATGGTGTCGGGCGTCCGGGAAATGGGTATGGAGGTCTGCGTAACCCTGGGCATGATTGACGAGAACCAAGCCAAGGAGCTGAAGGATGCCGGCTTGACGGCTTACAACCATAACCTGGACACGTCCCGGGAGTTCTACcccaccatcatcaccacacgGTCGTACGATGAGCGCTTGAAGACCCTCTCTCATGTTCGTGACGCAGGAATCAACGTTTGCTCCGGCGGTATCCTGGGCCTCGGCGAGGCGGACTCCGACCGTATCGGTCTCATCCACACGGTTTCCTCTCTACCTTCCCACCCGGAATCCTTCCCCGTCAATGCTCTGGTCCCCATCCCGGGTACCCCACTAGGTGAACGCAAGATGATCTCCTTTGACAAGCTCCTCCGGACCATCGCGACGGCCCGTATCGTTCTCCCCGCGACGATCGTCCGCTTGGCCGCGGGTCGCATCTCTCTTTCCGAGGAACAACAGGTCCAGTGCTTCATGGCCGGTGCTAACGCTGTCTTTACCGGCgagaagatgttgacgaCTGATTGcaatggctgggatgaaGATCGCGAAATGTTTGAGAAGTGGGGCTTCTACCCTATGAAGAGTTTCGAGAAGGACGCCGACGCCTCCGTCTCGAAGGAATCCGCTCCGTTGGAAAATGTATCCGCCGCGCCGGCCGCCGCGAGTTCGTAA
- a CDS encoding sodium transport ATPase 5 produces MTNEKKQVDTAQPLSQPAHALSYNAVLQELKVNSEEGLTTADAKNRLSQYGPNQLEGGEGVSLVKIIIRQIANAMMLVLIIAMAVSFGIQSWIEGGVISAVIALNIVVGVYQDYAAEKTMDSLRSLSSPTGVATRDGKTSTIPATEIVPGDMIELKVGDTVPADLRLVDAMNFETDEALLTGESLPVQKEVDSVFDPDTGPGDRLNIAYSSSTVTRGRARGVVVGTGMRTEIGAIAAALRAGDSKRRPVKRGPQGETKKRWYVEAWTLTCTDAVGRFLGINVGTPLQRKLSKLALLLFAIAVVFAIVVMGANEMRNDKEVIIYAVATGLAMIPACLVVVLTITMAVGTKQMVQRNVIVRKLDSLEALGAVTNICSDKTGTLTQGRMVAKRAWLPSLGTYSVGSSNDPLNPQEGDLSLLPQPPVELQRDTQGEPRDPQDLLKENQVLEDYLNVAAMANLAHVHKSETDEWQARGEPTDIAIQVFASRFNWGRDRWTKGEKPVWTQKAEYPFDSTVKKMSVIFAQGDREMIFTKGAVERVVDSCTSVTWTAGSSPVPLDGSMKEEILQNMEALAKEGLRVLCLACRENKTPTNGEEVPPREEVEKDLTFCGLIGLYDPPRPETAGAIEECYRAGISVHMVTGDHPGTARAIAAQVGIIPANMDSVAKDVADAMVMTASQFDKLTEDEIDNLPTLPLVIARCAPHTKVRMIDALHRRGRYAAMTGDGVNDSPSLKRADVGIAMGQAGSDVAKDASELVLMDDNFASIINGIEEGRRIFDNIQKFVLHLLAENVGLALTLLIGLVFKDVNGQSVFPIAPVEILWIIMITSGLPDMGLGMEIAAPDIMNRPPQSKQGIFTWEVIVDTLVYGVWMAALCLASFSLVMYGWGDGNLGSGCNTGYNGNDHYNGNCDTVFRARATTFVCMTWFALFLAWEQIDMRRSFFRMQPDSKRYFTQWMFDVWRNKFLFTGIMIGFITTFPILYIPGLNHVVFKHTGISWEWGVVFVEAILFFMGVETWKWCKRIFFRRQAYRHKDEENKTLPNDFSRYTTMSRSDTQTASDLKVEKTMV; encoded by the exons ATGACCAACGAGAAGAAGCAGGTTGATACTGCTCAGCCGTTATCACAACCCGCCCATGCCCTCTCCTACAATGCCGTCCTCCAAGAGCTCAAAGTGAACTCGGAGGAAGGCCTCACAACGGCGGACGCCAAGAACCGTCTCAGTCAGTATGGCCCCAATCAGCTGGAGGGCGGAGAAGGGGTCTCCCTAGTTAAGATTATCATTCGACAAATTGCCAATGCAATGATGCTG GTTCTCATCATTGCGATGGCGGTCAGTTTCGGTATTCAATCGTGGATCGAGGGTGGTGTTATTAGTGCCGTCATCGCCCTCAACATTGTGGTGGGTGTATACCAAGACTATGCAGCGGAAAAGACCATGGATTCCCTGCGCTCCTTGAGTTCTCCAACTGGTGTGGCGACTCGGGATGGCAAAACCAGTACCATCCCGGCCACCGAGATCGTCCCCGGAGATATGATCGAGCTTAAAGTCGGTGACACTGTCCCCGCGGACCTTAG GCTCGTGGATGCTATGAATTTCGAAACCGACGAAGCGTTGTTGACCGGTGAATCCTTGCCAGTACAGAAAGAGGTCGACTCCGTGTTCGACCCTGATACCGGACCGGGAGATCGCCTGAATATAGCTTATAGTTCATCTACCGTGACCCGGGGCCGTGCCCGCGGTGTTGTGGTTGGGACCGGAATGAGGACGGAAATCGGTGCCATCGCGGCGGCTCTCCGTGCCGGGGATTCCAAGAGACGGCCCGTCAAGCGTGGTCCCCAGGGCGAGACCAAAAAGCGCTGGTATGTGGAAGCCTGGACCCTGACCTGCACCGATGCGGTCGGTCGCTTCTTGGGTATCAATGTCGGAACCCCTCTGCAAAGGAAGCTCTCCAAGTTGGCCTTGCTGCTCTTCGCAATCGCAGTGGTCTTCGCTATTGTGGTCATGGGTGCAAACGAGATGCGGAATGATAAGGAAGTCATCATCTACGCAGTGGCAACTGGCCTGGCTATGATTCCTGCTTGTCTAGTGGTGGTCTTGACTATTACTATGGCGGTAGGCACCAAGCAGATGGTACAAAGAAATGTCATTGTCCGAAAGCTTGACTCCTTGGAAGCTCTCGGTGCTGTGACTAACATTTGCTCAGATAAAACTGGAACGCTTACTCAGGGCCGCATGGTTGCCAAAAGGGCTTGGCTCCCATCACTGGGTACATACTCCGTGGGATCCTCTAACGATCCGTTGAACCCCCAAGAAGGAGACTTGAGCCTGCTACCTCAACCCCCGGTTGAGCTCCAACGTGATACACAAGGAGAGCCTCGGGACCCTCAAGATCTACTCAAGGAGAACCAGGTGCTGGAAGACTATCTCAACGTCGCGGCGATGGCTAACCTCGCCCATGTTCACAAGTCAGAGACTGATGAATGGCAAGCGCGTGGCGAACCCACAGATATCGCCATTCAGGTGTTCGCGTCTCGTTTCAACTGGGGCCGTGATCGTTGGACCAAGGGCGAAAAGCCAGTTTGGACCCAGAAAGCCGAGTATCCTTTCGATTCGACCGTGAAGAAAATGTCGGTGATTTTCGCCCAAGGTGACCGCGAGATGATCTTCACCAAAGGTGCCGTCGAACGTGTGGTGGATTCCTGCACATCAGTCACCTGGACCGCTGGTTCTAGCCCCGTTCCCCTGGATGGAAgcatgaaagaagagatccTGCAGAACATGGAAGCTCTGGCCAAGGAAGGCCTGCGAGTGCTTTGTCTCGCTTGCCGGGAGAATAAGACCCCCACCAACGGAGAGGAAGTTCCCCCTAGAGAGGAAGTCGAGAAAGACCTCACGTTCTGCGGTCTCATTGGTCTTTATGACCCCCCTCGCCCCGAAACTGCCGGTGCCATCGAAGAATGTTACCGCGCGGGAATCTCTGTGCACATGGTGACAGGTGACCACCCCGGTACAGCGCGTGCTATTGCAGCACAGGTTGGTATCATTCCTGCAAACATGGACAGCGTCGCCAAGGATGTGGCGGATGCAATGGTTATGACGGCCAGCCAGTTCGATAAATTGACCGAGGACGAGATCGATAATCTCCCTACTCTCCCATTGGTTATTGCTCGCTGCGCGCCTCATACGAAGGTCCGCATGATTGACGCCTTGCATCGTCGTGGTCGGTACGCGGCAATGACGGGTGATGGTGTCAACGACTCACCTTCTCTTAAGCGGGCAGATGTCGGTATTGCTATGGGACAGGCAGGTTCTGACGTGGCAAAGGATGCCTCAGAATTGGTTCTGATGGATGATAATTTCGCTTCTATCATCAACGGAATTGAAGAGGGCCGTCGTATTTTTGATAACATTCAGAAATTCGTCCTGCATTTGTTGGCCGAAAACGTTGGACTCGCGCTCACTCTGCTCATTGGTCTGGTATTCAAGGATGTCAACGGACAGTCTGTGTTTCCCATTGCGCCCGTCGAAATTCTCTGGATTATTATGATCACCTCCGGTCTCCCTGATATGGGATTGGGAATGGAGATCGCGGCACCCGATATCATGAACCGCCCGCCCCAGAGT AAACAAGGTATCTTCACATGGGAAGTCATTGTGGACACTCTTGTATATGGTGTCTGGATGGCTGCGCTGTGCCTGGCATCCTTCTCCCTGGTGATGTATGGATGGGGTGATGGTAACCTCGGAAGTGGCTGCAACACTGGCTACAATGGCAACGACCACTACAATGGCAACTGTGACACGGTGTTCCGTGCTCGTGCAACGACATTCGTTTGCATGACCTGGTTCGCGCTCTTCCTGGCGTGGGAGCAGATTGACATGCGGCGCAGTTTCTTCCGCATGCAGCCTGACTCGAAGAGATACTTTACCCAGTGGATGTTTGATGTTTGGCGCAACAAGTTTCTTTTCACCGGTATCATGATCGGGTTCATCACCACATTCCCAATTCTATATATTCCTGGGCTCAACCATGTGGTTTTCAAGCACACCGGCATCTCCTGGGAATGGGGAGTGGTATTCGTGGAGGCGATCCTGTTCTTTATGGGCGTTGAGACGTGGAAGTGGTGCAAGCGGATCTTTTTCCGGCGCCAGGCGTACCGTCACAAGGACGAGGAAAACAAGACGCTCCCTAACGACTTCAGCCGGTACACCACGATGAGCCGGTCTGATACACAAACAGCAAGCGACTTGAAGGTCGAAAAAACCATGGTTTAA
- a CDS encoding FAD-dependent oxidoreductase, translated as MSEESILIVGAGIFGVSTAYYLACSSSNPSRITLLDRGAPPSTSAASTDINKIIRADYSNPLYMTLGFEAIEAWKSLPFFNDAGVYHQSGWIAMDEKDSDLPHRIKKNFSESGRDDVIVDMTEEEVKSRWGGLLQRTDCSPFGSYYFNLSAGWADAGKALAIMANEAVKMGVKYEIGEARRVVCGEGGMHAIEIDTGAVFKADKILLATGAWTSQLMSSVEDELELSDEERVENQASAAGVCVAHFQLSEAEKEAYSQLPVFVYGGQGEVIPPTDSGILKFTFATSVKNIISTASGHEISVPVPDQTMAPPGLQEDSMNLIRPRLPQVLDGGRKPDYYRLCWDSITPDQQPIITRHPNPSLANLYFAVGGSFHCYKFLPTIGKYVANVLNGVSNGLQKDQAWAWKPAHESKGGVHEKLVPTRVFRDFV; from the exons ATGAGCGAAGAAAGTATTCTCATTGTCGGTGCCGGCATCTTTGGTGTCAGTACCGCCTATTATCTAGCATGTAGCAGTTCCAACCCTTCTCGAATCACGCTTTTAGACCGGGGAGCCCCTCCTTCCACGTCTGCCGCATCAACGGatatcaacaagatcatccgCGCGGATTACTCCAACCCATTGTATATGACTCTTGGTTTTGAAGCCATCGAGGCTTGGAAGTCCCTCCCGTTTTTCAACGACGCGGGTGTCTATCATCAGTCAGGATGGATTGCGATGGATGAGAAAGACAGTGATCTGCCCCACCGTATCAAGAAGAACTTCTCCGAGAGTGGCCGTGATGACGTGATCGTCGACATGACTGAGGAAGAGGTAAAGAGTCGCTGGGGTGGACTGCTTCAGAGAACAGATTGCAGTCCCTTTGGGTCCTACTATTTCAATCTCTCGGCGGGATGGGCCGATGCCGGGAAAGCATTGGCCATTATGGCTAATGAAGCCGTGAAGATGGGCGTCAAGTATGAGATTGGCGAGGCACGAAGGGTTGTCTGCGGAGAAGGCGGGATGCACGCAATTGAAATAGATACTGGTGCAGTCTTCAAAGCAGACAAGATCCTTCTAGCAACAGGAGCATGGACAAGCCAGTTAATGTCTTCCGTCGAAGATGAGCTGGAACTGTCTGACGAAGAGCGAGTAGAGAACCAGGCATCTGCGGCCGGCGTTTGCGTTGCTCACTTTCAGCTCTCGGAAGCCGAGAAAGAAGCATACTCGCAGCTACCGGTGTTTGTATATGGCGGACAAG GAGAAGTAATACCTCCAACGGATTCAGGGATCCTCAAATTCACATTTGCGACGTCCGTCAAAAATATAATCAGCACAGCCTCTGGTCATGAGATATCCGTCCCTGTTCCGGACCAAACAATGGCTCCGCCAGGTCTCCAAGAGGATTCGATGAATCTGATTAGGCCACGTTTACCGCAGGTTCTGGACGGTGGCCGCAAACCAGATTATTATCGACTCTGTTGGGACTCTATTACCCCCGACCAACAGCCAATCATCACTAGACACCCAAATCCTAGCCTTGCGAACCTGTACTTCGCGGTAGGAGGCTCGTTCCATTGTTACAAATTTCTCCCAACAATTGGGAAGTACGTGGCCAACGTTCTGAACGGTGTTAGCAACGGCCTGCAGAAGGATCAGGCCTGGGCGTGGAAGCCAGCCCACGAGAGCAAGGGGGGAGTGCATGAGAAGCTGGTGCCAACGAGAGTTTTTCGAGACTTTGTATGA
- a CDS encoding putative aminotransferase (8-amino-7-oxononanoate synthase) — translation MDVSSPKSLRDSLRQALHRRELKSARRRLTVLPQTSVDFSSNDFLSLSTSPAYRARLLDHLQQAPPLHPFASGGSRLLDGNSTYAEELESFIADFHGAPSGLLFNSGFDANVGVLSCIPQPGDLIIHDELIHASAREGMRLSRAGKRVQFAHSSPESLEVVLQSELDADPKIQEGSRNVFIVVESVYSMDGDIAPIREFIQVVDRLLPRGNGYFIVDEAHATGTFGPRGAGIVQELGVEERIFIRVHTFGKALASHGAIVLCCPDTRDYLINYARSLIYTTALGFPFLASIRTAYELLSEGITEPFQHKLQQLVSYLRTRLEDLGTWDPAVFEVDHFPRSPIFSLRSPLPRQLAATCQQEGYTVRAIMAPTVPAGKERVRVCLHTGNTMEEIDGFVDTIQYWLNRMTEKKAARL, via the exons ATGGATGTCTCCTCGCCCAAGTCCCTGCGTGACTCACTGCGTCAGGCTTTACACCGGAGAGAACTGAAATCAGCTCGTCGAAGGCTCACAGTGCTCCCTCAGACGTCGGTAGACTTCTCCTCTAACGACTTCTTGTCACTATCAACGTCGCCAGCATATCGAGCCCGGTTACTAGACCACCTGCAACAGGCACCTCCTCTCCACCCCTTTGCCAGTGGAGGTTCCCGCCTCCTGGATGGCAATTCAACTTAtgctgaggagcttgagAGCTTCATCGCCGATTTCCACGGTGCCCCCAGTGGACTGCTGTTCAATTCGGGCTTCGACGCCAATGTCGGCGTCTTATCCTGCATTCCTCAGCCAGGAGATCTGATTATACATGATGAGCTGATCCACGCAAGCGCACGAGAAGGCATGCGGTTGTCCCGAGCAGGCAAACGAGTCCAATTTGCTCACAGCTCACCCGAGAGCCTGGAAGTTGTCCTACAATCAGAGCTCGACGCCGATCCCAAGATCCAAGAGGGCTCCCGGAATGTCTTCATCGTGGTTGAATCCGTTTATAGCATGGACGGGGACATTGCGCCGATCCGCGAATTCATCCAGGTTGTCGATCGCCTGCTGCCGAGGGGAAACGGCTATTTTATCGTGGACGAAGCGCATGCTACGGGTACATTCGGTCCACGCGGGGCTGGCATAGTTCAGGAACTGGGAGTGGAGGAGCGGATATTTATCCGCGTTCATACGTTCGGTAAAGCCCTAGCGAGTCATGGTG CGATCGTATTGTGCTGCCCCGATACCCGAGATTATCTGATCAACTATGCGCGAAGCTTGATCTACACCACGGCGTTGGGTTTCCCGTTCTTGGCTTCCATCCGCACAGCATATGAATTGTTGTCCGAAGGGATCACGGAACCT TTTCAACACAAACTTCAACAATTGGTCTCATACCTGCGGACCAGATTAGAAGATCTTGGTACCTGGGACCCAGCAGTCTTCGAAGTAGATCACTTCCCGAGATCCCCCATTTTTTCCCTGCGCAGCCCCTTACCTCGTCAGCTGGCAGCAACATGTCAGCAGGAAGGGTATACCGTTCGTGCAATCATGGCACCTACTGTTCCTGCAGGAAAGGAACGGGTACGGGTGTGTCTCCACACGGGTAATACGATGGAGGAAATCGACGGGTTTGTCGACACTATCCAATATTGGTTGAACCGAATGACGGAGAAAAAGGCTGCACGGCTGTAA
- a CDS encoding uncharacterized protein (expressed protein): MPSTARVPLNLEEVLDIYPMFEDRCQYFSLSRFRRCKNRISSASRQEALRLLDLGREYFTEGQDIEYILRDLASALLCTQCRQSRVGRLASMWSDEVWRYLVDWHGSTITANTGNGKYRSLQKQRRAEAKALRSNVVRGPMQQAEQTQQAPVEERRPQQQPSGPIIPTRCWEEPANRVSETSVSTSSGLGQAARVSNTSVVSGSVVPRAVEGDCGICLLGFLVDVTGGSAREYTAAEKKLYETNYDYHRWVWCRNHCGTNYHQHCIDRWIRTSSVLYPKCPTCNRFWIY; the protein is encoded by the coding sequence ATGCCCTCAACAGCCAGAGTACCCCTCAACCTCGAGGAAGTCTTGGACATATACCCCATGTTCGAGGATCGATGTCAATATTTCAGCCTTTCCCGTTTCCGCCGATGCAAAAATAGAATCAGCTCCGCCTCCCGCCAAGAAGCCCTTAGATTACTCGATCTAGGTAGGGAGTATTTCACTGAGGGTCAGgatatagagtatatctTGAGGGATTTGGCTTCTGCGCTCCTTTGTACTCAATGCCGTCAGTCTCGTGTCGGCAGACTAGCCAGCATGTGGAGCGACGAGGTGTGGAGGTACTTAGTTGATTGGCATGGTTCTACGATTACTGCTAATACGGGGAACGGTAAATATAGGTCTTTGCAGAAGCAGCGGAGAGCTGAAGCTAAAGCCCTCCGCTCGAACGTTGTACGTGGACCGATGCAGCAGGCGGAGCAGACACAGCAAGCGCCAGTGGAGGAGAGGCGTCCACAGCAACAGCCTTCAGGACCAATCATCCCTACCCGGTGCTGGGAAGAGCCGGCCAATCGTGTGAGTGAGACGTCGGTAAGCACGAGCTCGGGCTTGGGTCAGGCTGCTAGGGTCTCGAATACGAGTGTTGTCTCGGGGTCGGTGGTACCGAGGGCGGTTGAGGGTGACTGCGGCATTTGTCTGTTAGGGTTTCTTGTTGACGTGACTGGTGGGTCAGCCAGGGAGTACACTGCggctgagaagaagcttTACGAGACGAATTATGATTACCATCGGTGGGTGTGGTGTAGGAATCACTGTGGCACGAATTATCATCAACACTGTATTGATCGGTGGATTAGGACGTCGAGTGTTTTGTACCCGAAATGTCCGACTTGTAACCGGTTTTGGATTTATTGA